In a genomic window of Lacrimispora sp. BS-2:
- a CDS encoding electron transfer flavoprotein subunit alpha, with the protein MAVNVIKEKCRGCSICVKNCPFEAITMENKLAVIGSACTGCGVCVEKCPFDAIEKSEEPKDTVDLSEYRDVWVFAEQREGALMPVVKELLGEGRKLADEIGCSLCTVLCGNQVEGLADELFEYGADKVYLADHKELEAYRTDAYTAVIHDAIRSYKPEIVLLGATHIGRDLGPCLAVRCNTGLTADCTRLEIDEEDKKIKQTRPAFGGNLMATIVCPNHRPQMSTVRPGVMEKAERQAGRKGQVIPLSVYFERDDIRTQILEVVKQAGEAVSLTDAEIIVSGGMGLGGAEGFELLKKLADKLGGVVAASRAAVDAGWIDHSYQVGQTGTTVRPKLYFACGISGAIQHVAGMQNSEQIIAINKNPAAPIFEVADYGIVGDLNQVIPALIEALDK; encoded by the coding sequence ATGGCTGTAAATGTAATAAAAGAAAAATGCAGGGGCTGTTCCATCTGCGTAAAGAACTGCCCGTTTGAAGCAATTACAATGGAAAATAAACTGGCTGTCATTGGTTCTGCCTGCACCGGATGCGGTGTTTGTGTGGAAAAGTGTCCCTTTGATGCAATAGAAAAGTCAGAAGAGCCAAAGGATACGGTCGATTTATCGGAATACCGGGATGTATGGGTATTTGCGGAACAAAGAGAAGGAGCGCTCATGCCGGTAGTAAAAGAACTTCTGGGAGAAGGACGGAAGCTGGCAGATGAGATCGGATGCAGCCTTTGTACGGTATTATGCGGGAACCAGGTGGAAGGACTTGCGGATGAACTGTTTGAATACGGAGCGGATAAGGTTTATCTTGCGGATCATAAAGAACTGGAAGCCTACCGCACTGACGCTTATACGGCTGTGATTCATGATGCCATCAGATCCTACAAGCCTGAAATCGTCCTTTTGGGAGCGACTCACATCGGCCGTGACTTAGGTCCCTGTCTGGCAGTCCGCTGTAATACCGGACTGACTGCCGACTGCACCAGGCTGGAAATAGATGAAGAGGATAAGAAGATCAAGCAGACCCGTCCGGCCTTTGGCGGGAATTTAATGGCAACCATTGTCTGCCCGAACCACAGGCCCCAGATGTCCACGGTACGTCCGGGAGTCATGGAAAAGGCCGAAAGGCAGGCAGGGCGGAAGGGCCAGGTCATTCCTCTTTCCGTTTATTTTGAAAGAGATGATATCAGGACACAAATCCTTGAGGTAGTAAAGCAGGCTGGAGAAGCAGTATCCTTAACCGATGCGGAGATCATTGTATCCGGCGGTATGGGCCTTGGCGGAGCCGAGGGATTTGAACTGTTAAAAAAGCTGGCTGATAAACTTGGCGGTGTGGTTGCTGCGAGCCGTGCTGCAGTAGACGCAGGCTGGATCGATCATTCCTATCAGGTGGGGCAGACCGGGACAACGGTGCGTCCCAAGCTGTATTTTGCATGCGGTATTTCCGGTGCCATTCAGCATGTGGCAGGCATGCAGAACTCGGAGCAGATCATTGCCATCAATAAAAACCCGGCAGCTCCGATCTTTGAAGTGGCCGATTACGGCATCGTAGGGGATTTAAACCAGGTGATCCCTGCATTGATAGAAGCACTGGACAAATAA